In Lewinellaceae bacterium, a single window of DNA contains:
- a CDS encoding NUDIX hydrolase has translation MANSNISLKARLILYYKGQILLLKQTKPNGGNYTLVGGNIDDREFARQALIRESYEEAGITLKEKDLQLVHVLHKVIGDEHRLVMYFKAYRWEGELKARETHKFKEAEWFYLDELPRNLTETVRLVLKEYRKGNFYSEYVKK, from the coding sequence ATGGCAAACTCAAATATATCGTTGAAGGCTCGCCTTATTCTTTACTACAAGGGGCAGATCCTTCTACTGAAACAAACGAAACCGAACGGGGGAAACTATACCCTGGTGGGCGGGAATATCGATGACCGGGAATTTGCCCGCCAGGCGCTCATCCGGGAGAGCTACGAAGAGGCGGGAATTACCCTGAAGGAAAAAGACCTGCAGCTGGTGCACGTGCTGCACAAAGTCATAGGCGACGAGCACCGCCTGGTCATGTACTTTAAAGCCTACCGGTGGGAAGGAGAACTAAAAGCCCGGGAAACCCACAAGTTCAAGGAAGCCGAATGGTTCTACCTGGATGAACTGCCGCGCAACCTCACCGAAACCGTAAGGCTGGTGCTTAAAGAATACCGCAAGGGAAACTTCTATTCGGAATATGTGAAAAAGTAA